Part of the Ziziphus jujuba cultivar Dongzao chromosome 8, ASM3175591v1 genome is shown below.
TTTCTACATAGATTATCTTTTTCCATTGAATATAAATGTTGATTCAAAATTAAGACAAAAagttttattcctttttcttttctttttttctgctcTCATCAAAAACCAGAAGATCAAAGTTCATATTGCCCAAATATGGTACCATCAAATAGAGCATTAACATTTTTGAAGCACAAATGTCTGATTAGAGAACCGAACCAATATGAACTttgccaacaaaaaaaaaaaaaaaaaaaaagagaggcaGCTCCTATTGACTGAAAAAAGCATGTCCTATCAGTTAatcaaaacccccaaaaaaaaaaaaaaaaattcattttaaccCCACGAAAACTTTAGCAGACTAAATCCCAAAGCTTTGCATATAAAAGTGAAGTTCAAATCACTCTCTACTTGATATGCATACCTTCATGAACAGGGCTTTCAGCTTTGATTCTAGCACTGAAGCAGGAACCCATGAGGAAGACAGAGCtcagaagttttttttttttttttcttttttttctttctttttttctttttcccaccaGATTCAGCCCCCAACAGAGGGGAAGAAAGAATAAGGAAAATTAGACAGCAAAGATGTGAACAAGTTGAAACAGTGGAAAGAAAGAGCCCGTGGATCAAAATTAAGAAGATGCTTGGCCAAAGTGTGAAAGCCGAGGCTTTTTCAACAAAAAGTTAGCTGTCAGCCCAGATGCATAACCGCCCAATTgaatacaagataaaaaaataaaaagatatgaaTGGGAAAGAAGACAGAATTAGTTGATAGGAGGAAAATTAAGCTCATTCTTTTTGAACATGATGTTTGGACTGTAGGACAGTTCCTTTATCTGTCATAACCTTCGAGAAGGACAAAAGTGAAACGGTTGACTTGGCCTTCTCAGTTAattagcttcttcttctttatctgcaagtgggaaagaaaaagaaagaataataataataaagaaaaataaacagaaaaaagCATGGAGAAAAATGGATAAGTTTCCATGGTCAATGCCTTTCTCTCTCGGATATACGACAATGCATGACGGCTTTCAGTAAGCAGTGAGTTTCATAAGCTAAGCCACTTtatgttaccaaaaaaaaaaaaaaaaaaaaaatctgcataCAGTAGTGATatcatattattctttttacttCAAAACTGAAtccattttgatttataatgagTAATCAGTACACCATATGAGTCATACAACGTTTgtagaaaagtgttttttttttttttcaatctaatagtagcaaaaatattatatgtatcatttttttttcattttcaattatcatgcataacataataaaaaaatatttaatcattatataaaaataatacttattaaatattcaattataaataatttatgacTTCACatcatttatgtatatattacataaattaGCTTTTATTTAAAGTCTTATTAACTTAATTAATGCTActcaaaaaattaactaaaagttCTTTTTGGTGAACTAATTAATGGTTGATTAAGAATAAGATGATTAACTAATTAACATTAGGTATAATGGGATTATAGTATGGTGGGCTAGTGGCTGGCTGGTCAACTCGGCTTCCTTTTATAATTAGCAACACGGCTTGACGGTGGACCCTACTTCACCAAACCTGCCCTCTTTAACAGGCAGGATGCTCGAAACGACTCCACTAAAAAAGAAAGACTAAAACTTTGATTTACGTGGTTATATATGAATTTAGAATCTTagatattaataaaaacaaataattttgtttgtcAAAGATTATTCACGATCTAGGACAAATCTAGaacaaattgtattttttttttttttttataaaatctggAACAAATTTGAATTAGGATAGGGAACAAAAATGTGAAATTCGTTTCACTTGATGTGTAATGTACCAACCTTTACTTATGTCGCTAAATCTTTCCTTAAACGGAACACATGCTTATTCACTCTGTCTTGCTCTAATTTTTGTTGTCATTTACCTTTTCCAAAACGGACCACAAAATTAACATGGTCAAAATGTTTGTTCCacataaattctaaaaaattagattttgtCTTGTTATAGTTTAAGaaataacattttatatatttttaaaaaaaatgcattattattttatgcattctatattttatacaaaaaaataaccAACTCACATTCAAACATAAAAAGTCATGGATTTCaagatataaagaaaattatcgTTTTTCGACACAACGCTGTGTGATGATTTGAACAATTCTTTGCATATTTAATTGAGTGTTGAGCTTTAATatttagccaaaaaaacaaaaaagtactgagttttaaaagaattattataCTTAATATGGCAGGCCAAGTGCGAAagagaataataatatttaaattaaaaagagaaagaaatgaaattgaattgaGATACATTTTAGTCATTATCAAAGAGTTGTAGGTGATGTTACTTATTGATTAAATTCAATGCAAATGACACAAAGTGTGAAAATGCACCCAACTCTCAAAATCCCCGTGGTTCTGTTTTCTACGTAGCCAAACATTAGGACAATTTACACTTGAAATTGTGAAAAGAAATAACTAATCTGCGAATATATAAGACCCTATGTCACTATCTTCCATTTAGTATTTATTTGACTCTTTCGCCAATTGTCTTTTGCGGCTCTTCGTTGTTgtcaatatttcataattttgttttagtttcTGTTTTTATGAATTTTCCTTGAACCGAGTATGAACATTCATCCCAATTGCATCCAATTACTTTAGTCAACTATCAACCAtttcttataataatttaagtACATATAAACAAACACatgtgttaataataataataataataggtaaCTTAAAATAGATTGAGAAATTTGGACATTCTTAAATAGGTTGAAACATCGATAAAGATCCAATACATAAGTTTGTAAAAATTTTACTAAGAAAAATTGAGatagtacaaaaataaaaacacatatttccgtTGCCCGGACTGCATGTCTTAATAATGGAGATAATTCAATCaactaaaatttttttcatcatAATAACACTAAAATTtaacagaaataaaaaaaaatctgattttagaattcaataattaaatatattattttcatcttaataaattccaattgataaaaaaaaaaaaattgaagaataaaaataaataaacaataaaatttgctctcataaatgaaacaaaaataaaagctttggaatcctacatgctGATTATTGGTTGAATTGCATTACCGTTATGATATTGAAAGATTGGACGCTAGTTTTGGTGATTAGCAAACTAATATTCAAGCTATCAAAGAACAAGGATTTTGAAAACCAAACTATTAAATTACCCACTCTTtgcaaaaacttgaaaaaagttattaaccTATTAGAAAATaagatttgttatatttatattatcttaaCGCACTCCCTTCACATACAAATCCAACCATTTTATGGGCTCGGAAAACTTTCGGTAAAATGGGAAGTGTGGAAAACTTAGAGTACGGGTGGTAAATCCTTTTTATATTATCAGTATCATGATGCCGGCACTGAAAACAGGGTTTAAGAGAGAGGGAGTCAGGAGTGTATTAAAAAGAGCACTGAAAACCTCAGCTACCTCAAAAAGTCCACAAGGACGGCTATGCGATCAAAGAATTACGCTATGGTTTGGAAAAAGTTAACCACATGTAATGCTGACGACCACTCATTCCAGAAACATAGGCATGAATTTAAAGCGGTGTGGGGCTGCCACTAATCAAAGCCAAAATACATGCACCAAACAAAGAAAACAGCGTTCTTTCAACATATCATCTTGGCTTCGATTGGATACGTTAAAGGATTGATAAGCATCGGGAAATTATGGTAATTATCCCCAATGGTTTATACACCATTAGAATGAACATTCTAGGataatatttgtcaaaaatcttTTTCATAAATCTTCGTACATGAAACTGGCCCccaagaaaaatagaaaacaaaccGCTAACTTTTTAGATGCATGAAATCAAATCATTTATTCATACATAAATTCCAGCTCTAGGTACTGATCCGAGTGGAGTGGGTAAAGATTATTTCTCAACAAGTTTCTATAGATTGTGCAGAGCAGACTCAACTATCTTCGAAAGAAAAAGGTTCCAAGTCACATCTATCACCACCAGTTCAAGTGCTTCAAGCATTCTTCACCTCAGCGGACTTGATTATGTCGATGAACTCAGGCTGGAGAGAGACGCAATAGGGGAAACAGCTATCAGAAAAATGAGACATGGAGAGACAAAATGCGGGGAACAAgagccaaaaaacaaaacatgtgCCAGCATACATAGGCATACTGATCACTCAGGACATAGAATTACCTTCAAAGAAGCTCCACCAACCAAAAACCCGTCAACATCAGGCTTAGCTGCAAGCTCCTTGCTGTTGGCAGCGTTAACAGATcctgaaaaagaaattcaattcaTGTCCCATGTAAAATGAAGTATGGAGGAATAACagaaaaaggataatatttattcaaatttatgCAACAACATCACTGtaatatatcattatttatttagaatatAACCAAATGGAATACTTTGTACAATAatgtgaaggaaaaaaaaaatagaaaatgagtGGATTCGTAGTTTAAACTGAAGACGATCAATACAAATCCATCATTAGACAGAACATATACAAGTATTATTTGATTTCAACAAATCACTCGATTCAGGTGTCATCTCAGCCTTGACCAAACTACTTAACATGCTACCGTAAAGTCCAACTCAAGTTTTACCTCATTTCAAAGCAATCAGTCTTGGAAACTTTATTATATAGTCATTGACCTTGCATAGAATTAGGCAATTTGAGTTGGAGAGGAAATAGAAATAGAGATAATGGAGAGTTTGACTTCTTTGTACTTGTTTAGGTGCCATTTTTGAACAAATGACTTATGTAATatcagacccaaaaaaaaaaaaaaaaaaggaacaagaagaagaaagcagaCCAAATTCTCtccaaatcaataaaaataaaaagacaactAAACAAGAGAGATTCATGTTTAATATATCTCCTCTCCATTTCCACAATTATGATGCAAATGACAGAGATCTAGAAATTCTCCATGCTTATAAATTCCACCATGCTAAAAATCTCTCTATAATTAACAATGTAAAATGAAAGATACATACTTCTGTCTGCTTCTTTATTCAATTGGTCTGGTGAAGGTCTTGCTTTTTTTGACTCATAATATACAAACTCATCAAATGATACTTGCTAGATAAAATCATGACATTCATTACAACAGAATTAATACAACCCTTCACCATTTTGCTTAGTTTTCATTAGTTTGCCCACACATTTCACACCCCAATCAGCTTTTCAATACAacagttttatttcttttaagaaaataaacattgaaACTTCATAAGGAAATAAGAATCATAAAAAACAAGTTCAACCTGTCTTTCTGCGTTATTGGAAAACATATCTCATAGAAGAAAATAGCAATgcgaaaaatataaaaacaagtaTATTTAaccaccacccaaaaaaaaaaaaaaaaaaaaaaaaaaaaggagcatgATGTGGGATTATGAAAGGGGTGAAAAGAAGGTACCTCCATAGATAATACGAGTTGTTGCAGCAACATCGGGACTGACGTTTGCTTGAAGCCACTTCCTTAATTCGAAGTGTACCTGTTacacaatcaaatttattacaaaaaacctATATAGTAAAGCAATTGATGCAatttatagtattatttatttgctcTCTCTGCTCTTCCATTTGATGTTCTACAGAAACATTATGAGTATAAAGTTGCACAGTTTGAGAAAGGTAAAGGCCTGACTCACTTCCTGAGCCTGAGCCGGAGTAGCGACCTTCCCAGTTCCAATAGCCCACACAGGTTCATAAGCCAAAACAACATTGGCCCAATTTGACACTTTTTCtgcaaaagaaataataattgatattaaattgacatatttatatACGTATAATGAATCCTTacattattaaattgatatatttatacacatgtAATGAATCCTTATATTATGTAATGTTAAGAACAACTTGTAGCTTAATTAAGCGTCTAACAGAAATCCTTCACATAATCAACTATAGAGTGGCAAAAACCAAATGGTAAAGAATCAGTCGATCATACacagatatataaaatatgaacaTTCAACCAAGTGAAGTTAAAGCAAGACCGCAAAAGATCTTTTCACAAAAGGAAATTGAAGACCAAAAGTAAACTTACAACATATAGTCTTCAGTTCTAGAAAATTTTAAGCTTCCATGCATACAACAATGATTTGAGTTTCTAAAAAGTTCATTTTACCACCAAGAACCTCCGGATCTACTTAGTAGTACATCACTAGTAAACAAAGTAAACCTAATAAACTGGGATAATTGTAAACCATTATATGATCAAAAACACCCATTAAGGAACATCTCTAACACAACTTCAAAGAAGCTTACTGTTTATAGCATCAACTATGAGATGTCCATGAATATGCAAAATGGAACTTTCATAAGATACTAAATATGCACCTGCAATTGCCTTGGTTTGTGCAGCAACCACATCCACGGTTGATCCTGATTCTCGCTGCTCAAGAGTCTCACCAACACAGGCAATTACCTTCAAACCTTGAGAAAGTGCATATGCAACCTTGTCTGCAACAAACTGAAATGGAAGTATATTAATAAATTGTTATATGTTTTTTTGGGATCAATATAATGCCCATTTAGAGTGCCATGTCAATGGCTCACCTCATTGGATTCACCTAGGATAAGTCTTCTTTCAGAATGACCAAGAATGACCCAGGGAATATCCAAATTCACAAGCATCTCAGCACTGCAAATACAACAATaagtaaaatcaaaatcatagaATTGAAAAATTTAGATCCAAATTGCGTTATTCAAAAATTGAATCATCAACGTAAAAAGTAAACCCCCAATAGAGATCACACGATACCAGCACGAAAATTTAACATTCGGTTTAGAACAGCTGAATTTTGTTGAGAAATTGATCTATTTAGGCATATTTATGCAAACATATTTATGGATTTCCGTACTGTGCCACATATCCACTTATAAAACGATGTCAATTTCTTACAAATGCTGTTTAATGAGCACAAAATCCAATTTGTATCAACAAATctctcttttcatttattttcaacGACCACCACAATTTCATTGCCCAAACGACGAAGTTCAATAGTTTGGTGTGAAAAAGAACATGGCTTTACTGTTAATAAACAGTAAATTTGAACATACCTAACCTCACCAGTGAAAGCACCCCCTTTCTTGACCCAGCAATTTTGTGCCGCAACATGAAAATCAGGCCTCAATATACTCTTTACCAGTGGAAGAAACACAAATGGAGGGCTGATCACGACCTCTGCAAGAGGGACATACACGTAACATGTCAGTAATAGTTCAACAACACATGTGTCACAGTTACTTTCAATAGCATAATGAGcatcaaattgttaaaatggTAAAACATAATAACACCACCAAATCATCCATGATATTTTTGTGTAGAACCACAGACTTACAGAAGTTAGAAGTTCAATCCAATTCATCATATACTATAATCTCTGTCAACATTCTTTGTTATTGTTCTTTCAAAATGCACAAAAGCTTTGTTACAAttattaaacaataaataagaggacgtaatttttttttcttatttatttatttatttttttttttttctcagtcCGGTTATTATAGGTGTGGCAAACAACAAGTCCTCCACATAAGCTCCTAAAAATAAATGACAACAAAGATAATAATGAACAAACAATCGAATACATTGACTCACCCACAACATCTTGGGAAGGCACTTGACCATCGTTAAGTGTGGAGACAATCTTCTTCACCTCCTCAGTAGTTCcattctttaataaaaaaataaataaaaaaagaatcagttcaaaatttgaatatgaattcGATATCTATCTACTTTCGATACTATCAATGCATTTTCAGAAACCAACTAAGATCAAAGAGAACGAAGATCTAACATTAGATCAGCTATTATGCTCCGCTAGATTgctattgttaaaaaataaataaataaaaaagtacatGAAAAAAGTCGATCGAACTACTATTCTCTACTTTGCCAATAAAAAACTCTTCGAATTAAATCATCGGATTGCATTTTTTCAGTGATTTTCTCGGCAACCAAACAGAAAATAATCGATTGAACGTGATCGGAAACTTACGCATTTCCAGTTACCGCCAACGAAGAACTTCCTACCCATGATCCTCGACACTCACGAAATCAGAGCAAACGGAGAGAAAAGAGTGAGAGACAGAACTGTTTGGTTGTGAACTTGTGATTTGGTTTCAGCTTAACAATTGTGGGTGAGAGATACAAtggatatttatattaaatttttatttatttattaaaggctatgaattaccaaaaaaaaaaaaaaaaaaaaacaatgaatatTTGTGGATTCTACTGCTTGGGACTATGGAGTTCGGGCTTGTATTTACGAATTTACGATTTTAGTGCAGACTTTGGAATATGCTCGGAGCATCAAACGGCGAAATGCGGAATAAAAAGGAGGGGTAGTTTTGTGAATTTAATATATGATGGtgataaagtaaaaaataactGCTGGAGTCCACTGTTTAAATGCATTGTTTGGCCCACTGTTTTCTTTCCTGAGTCACAAAGAGTGCGTGGTTATTAGCAGATTAGGTGTGAGCGGAACCTCAGATGGGCTGAGCCCACAGATATCTAACTTTTTAGATATTTCTTTTGTCTGCAATTATTATATATTGCCTTCTTGTAATATTTGTGTGGATAAACCTAATTTTGTTTTCctacaaaattataatatatatatatatatatatatatatatagttttgatctgttgataattacatttttttttatatatatatatgcaatatgctctggaaaagtatatatttttttatatatattatgaaattcaaatgaattatcattaaagaaaaaaaaacaataacttttattattagattgtcttcataacaataataatatttgttttttttttttttttttactgaaaaTCTCAATCCAACACGGAGAATTTTCCGATACTTCTtatactatatttaattttacatcTAACATATTCAAATTGTTGCACGAGTTATCAAAATGAAACTAATTGGATACTATAGTGAAGAAACTAGTATGGTCTCTCACAAGGTGGAAGGATATGAtttgataatttctttttttattttataaaaatgtgaTGTGGTAGCAGGTCTCTTGCAAGTTTAATGAGTTGTTAATTTCTCATacaatgttatttattattattttttttttaatgcccaTCGATCATATGGTGGTGGTGCAAAATGCTTGAACTCTCTCGctctatatatgtacatataaaaatttatatctgaCTGCTTTCTGTAATGGATTAGAAGAGGTGGATGAAGGATCCTTTTTTAGCAGTGCCTCCTCCAATTCTTACCTCACCTCCCCAGAACAGACCAGAAGGGTTAGCCCTCTtcatcgttattattattattattactttttttttttttctgaaatgcCAGCTTTATGATCggagaaaataaaaactttaaaaagtttgatagattaaatatttctttaaagtAAAGGATTTCAA
Proteins encoded:
- the LOC107413459 gene encoding triosephosphate isomerase, cytosolic, producing MGRKFFVGGNWKCNGTTEEVKKIVSTLNDGQVPSQDVVEVVISPPFVFLPLVKSILRPDFHVAAQNCWVKKGGAFTGEVSAEMLVNLDIPWVILGHSERRLILGESNEFVADKVAYALSQGLKVIACVGETLEQRESGSTVDVVAAQTKAIAEKVSNWANVVLAYEPVWAIGTGKVATPAQAQEVHFELRKWLQANVSPDVAATTRIIYGGSVNAANSKELAAKPDVDGFLVGGASLKPEFIDIIKSAEVKNA